A region from the Antennarius striatus isolate MH-2024 chromosome 22, ASM4005453v1, whole genome shotgun sequence genome encodes:
- the LOC137589296 gene encoding sodium-coupled monocarboxylate transporter 1-like has translation MADYVVFALVLLVSAAVGVYYAWADRGRQSADDFLMGGRRLPPLAVSMSLTASFMSAITMLSNPAEVYFYGANIIYFAVALLLTMVITSEIFLPVFYRLGITSTYEYLELRFNRATRLLGIVLFSCQTILYTGFVIYTPALALTQVTGINLWGAVISTGVVCTFYCTMGGLKAVVWTDVIQLGVMFTGFLAVIIMSVNLRGGIFPIVLDSQEGGRLNFWDFDTNPLRRHTFWTIAVGGTFVWLTIYGINQSQVQRYISCKTITQARLALYINLIGVEAIMLLSVFAGMCLYSFYKDCDPWTIGMVSAPDQLMPHLIMDILADYPGLPGLFVAAAYSGSLSTVSSSINALTTVTLEDLIKPYINMSERHLSWMTKGLSFAFGLIAIGMAGLVSLMGGILQAVNSIFGIIGGPLLGLFTLGFLCPFANSKGALSGLVSGLAVSLWLGIGAYIYPPPPELTRPLPLSTEGCNFTTTDSLNSTSTILPTFTTPFTTATDGIPVPVGNLYSLSYLYSSPVGTIIVVTVGLLISLCTRGMKQKVESRLTLLKEDTSLYHIAMLLKERAMKQKGKLDMAKDREKKFGNSNPAFCDIELDLRKRSKPT, from the exons ATGGCAGACTATGTGGTGTTTGCCCTTGTGCTATTGGTGTCTGCAGCAGTTGGGGTCTACTATGCCTGGGCAGATAGAGGCAGGCAAAGTGCAGATGATTTCCTAATGGGGGGTCGAAGGCTACCGCCACTGGCTGTCTCCATGTCGCTGACGGCCAGCTTCATGTCAGCCATCACCATGCTGTCCAACCCAGCTGAG GTGTACTTTTATGGtgcaaatattatatattttgctGTCGCCTTATTATTGACGATGGTGATCACATCTGAGATCTTTCTCCCAGTCTTTTATAGACTGGGCATCACTAGCACATATGAG TATTTGGAGCTGCGTTTCAACAGAGCTACACGTCTGCTGGGAATTGTATTATTCTCCTGTCAGACA ATCCTCTACACTGGATTCGTCATTTATACCCCAGCTCTTGCTTTGACTCAAG TCACTGGCATAAATCTGTGGGGGGCAGTTATTTCCACAGGAGTAGTCTGTACATTTTACTGCACAATG GGTGGTCTGAAGGCAGTGGTGTGGACAGATGTTATTCAG CTTGGTGTTATGTTTACAGGCTTCCTAGCTGTCATCATCATGTCTGTCAATTTGAGAGGTGGAATTTTCCCCATTGTTTTGGATTCACAAGAAGGAGGAAGACTCAACTTTTGGGA CTTTgatacaaatcctctgaggagACACACTTTTTGGACCATCGCTGTTGGTGGGACATTTGTGTGGTTAACTATCTATGGTATCAACCAGTCCCAGGTGCAGAGATACATCTCCTGCAAGACCATTACGCAAGCCAGACT AGCTCTGTACATCAACCTGATTGGTGTGGAAGCTATCATGCTTCTCTCAGTGTTTGCAGGAATGTGCCTCTACTCATTCTATAAGGACTGTGATCCTTGGACCATTGGAATGGTCTCTGCTCCAGATCAG TTGATGCCTCATTTAATAATGGACATCTTGGCAGACTATCCTGGCCTCCCTGGATtgtttgttgctgctgcttATAGTGGATCTTTGAG CACAGTGTCTTCCAGCATCAATGCACTGACAACAGTGACACTGGAAGATCTGATCAAACCATACATTAACATGTCAGAGAGACACCTGTCCTGGATGACCAAAGGACTGA GTTTTGCATTTGGTCTTATTGCTATTGGAATGGCTGGATTGGTTTCACTCATGGGAGGGATTCTGCAG GCAGTCAACAGCATTTTTGGGATCATTGGCGGCCCTTTACTTGGGTTGTTCACATTGGGGTTTCTCTGTCCATTTGCTAACTCCAAA GGAGCTTTGTCAGGCCTTGTCTCAGGGTTGGCTGTGTCTCTGTGGTTGGGTATTGGAGCCTATATATATCCTCCCCCTCCCGAATTGACCAGACCTCTGCCTCTGAGCACCGAGGGCTGTAatttcaccacaacagacaGCCTCAACTCAACCTCTACAATTCTGCCTACATTTACAACCCCCTTCACTACAGCCACTGATGGAAT ACCTGTGCCAGTAGGTAACTTGTACTCTCTGTCGTATCTTTACTCGAGTCCTGTTGGAACTATAATTGTTGTCACTGTTGGACTATTAATCAGCTTGTGTACAA GAGGCATGAAGCAGAAGGTGGAGTCAAGGCTTACTTTACTGAAAGAGGACACAAGTCTTTATCACATTGCCATGCTTTtgaaagagaga gcaatgaaacaaaaaggaaagcTGGACATGGCAAAAGACCGTGAGAAGAAGTTCGGTAACTCAAATCCTGCTTTCTGTGATATTGAGTTGGACTTAAGGAAAAGGAGCAAGCCAACATGA